AACTGTATTAacactattataaacaatgtgTATATAGTACATAGACAATATGCATATGTACATTACACACAATGTATTAAAATACGTTAtattatcttttacttttaaaggGCATGTCACAGAACAGGAAACTGATACAATGACACTTGTTTCTTAAAAGAAGCTGACTGAATCCTTCTGTAGCACATTACCACACAATTAATGGCTTTAAACAAAGTTACAAGTCACAAGTTCTTATGTTTTGGATCATGTTGTGGAACGTATTCCAAATGAAAAATGGAGGAGAAAGTGCACAACATCATATGCTTCATGGTATGGCATATACATGTCAATTAGTTTTACATATAATTATGTGATGAATGATACAATTAAGAGCTATACTACATAATGCATACAGttattattataaaaagttatatattatGCCacagtactaaaaataaaatatattcttctcaAATAGTGAAAATAAGATATCCTTCATGTTTTTTAGGTCACATATGCTTCCTCGTTTGACCAtacctctgtttttcttttttaatggaataATTTCATGAATTATTAAACAATAATGACAGAGTATGGGCAATTTCCTGACCATTAATGGCCTACAAAAAGTGATAAGATGATTACCTTGTCATGAATTTGCTGAAATACCCTCCTGTTGCATTCAATGCATGGtaaaaatatcagaataaaagacaaataaatatacCTTCTCAGTTATTGAACAATCAAAAGTCCAGCCGAATGGATACACATGGTTGTTGTGCCCTGAGTAGGTACAGTAACTAACCTTGTATCACAGGTGTCCCCCATAGCCCACTCCCCGCACTCCACCTAATTGTAAAACACTAGTTGTGACTATTTGCTCGATCAGGAAGACACTGAGGGATTTTTTGGGGGTTTGCCGCACGGGAGCGATTCCATTATACCCAAGTGGCGCTCTCCCACACCCACGTGCAGCAGTCCCCGGTCGCGGCTGGTCCTCAACGGCTCCTCGCCCTCTGCCCGCCCTGGGAGACCGTGACCTGTCCAGGTGGCAGGTAGGGAAAGGAGAGGAACTGCACTCATTTCTCCTCAGCTCTAAAGAAGACCGCCCTTCTCTCGATGCACCAAAGGGCTTACGTGTTCTCTTTGACTCGGGAAGCAGGCACTTACGAGTGAACCACAATACGAGGCAAGGCAGAGGGCGGGGACGTCCTTCGAAGGTGCGCTCGAGGGTCGCCTGCTGCAGCCGCACCCGCCACACGTGCCCCACgtttctttgaactgaatgaaacgCAGAGAAACATAAGATCCCGGGAGAACGCGAGGGAGACGAGTGACCCCAACCCGGTTGCGGGGTGCCAAGCAGTTAGGCCAGGGTGCCAGATAAGGTCTGAGGCAGTTGGCGGCGGCACCCCGGCCGTTGCGTGCCACCCGTAGCCCCCAGCCCTGCACCAGCCGCCGATCCCCGAGCGCTCAGATAAGGGGGAAGCGGCCCTCGCCGCCGTCGGGCTCCGCGGCGATCCCGCCTCGCGGGCGGCCGAGCACTGACACTGGCAGCACGACCTCCCCGGGGCTGAGCTGCTGCAGCCGCATGGACTCCTCGTAGGTGGGCAGATACTTGACCTCCTCGTAGCTGGGCAGCTGCAGGAAGACCGGCGACACTACACGCAGCTCGTGCTCTGAGGCGCAGGAGGGGTCCGAGCGCCGGCCGCCTCCCCGGCCCCGGCCGCCGCCGCCACTGTCCAGCAGTGAGTCCTGCGAGCCGGCTGCCGCCTCGTCGCGTAGCAGAGCGGGCGAGTCGTCGTCGTCGTCGGGCGGCACCGCGCCCCTCAGCGATCCGGCCCCCCCGGGAGGCCCGGGCCGCTGTCCCGGGCGCGCCTGGCCGCGCGGGTACCTGCGTGGACTGGGGCAGATGATGCGCTGCAGGAAATAGCCGATGGCGAAGAGCACCAGCAGGATGAGCAGCCCGGAGAGCTTGCGGACGAACCAGCCCACGTTGTCCAGGAAGGCGTGCAGCGGTAGCTTGCAGCAGCGTACCGCCGTGGCGTTGGTCGCGTCGCAGCAGCGCTCCCGCTCGCCGCACGCCAGCTCCGCGCAGCCCCCGCCGCCCCGCGAGGGCGCCACCAGCGCCAGCGCCAGCAgtagcagcagcggcagcagagGCGGCGGTGCTGGAGCCACCGACAGGCCCTCGGCCGTGACCCCAGGTCCCCACATGGCCCGCACAGACCTCTGCTAACGTCCGGGACGGGAGGCTGGGGAGTCCGTCCGCCCGCGCGTCCGTCGGCCCCTCCCCGGCGCTCCGCTCGGGTCCCGCGCGCGCCGCCTCCCGCGCCTCAGCTACCTGCGGCCGGAGCAGTCTTCACTTGGCCACGCTTGGGCGGGAGGAGGAGCCCGCGGCGCGCCTAGGCTGCGGGAGGCGGCTGCTACTCGCGGCTGCTGCCGGAGCTTCTGACCTTAACCTCGCGCGCCCAACCGCCTGGGCCGGGTGCAAGGCGTCCAGAGCCTCCCTAAATGGCAGAGGCAGCCCGCGCGGGGCTGCCGTGGGCATCTTGGCCCCCGCTGCCCGCGTTTTTCCTCCCCCGCCTTGTCGCTCCCTGGGACTAGAAGGGTTAACGCTCTGCTCTCAGCCCGGGAGCCCCTTGATCTTGATTAATTCAGCCTTCGCGCTTAGGCCCGCCAGACGGGCGGGGGGCTCTCGCCTGCGTGGGTGTCTCCGTTTTAAGTGATTGGATTTCCCCAGGAATGTTATTTAAATTGACTTGCGACTGGGATTCGCTTACCATCTTTCTTGTGATCTTCCAATTAAAAATAGATGATGACCGTTAATGGCCAGTCAGTCCCCTCTGCTGTCCCAGAgtttggggtggggggcggggaccGGCGGATAATTCTGCTTGCAGGCAGGTCCAGGGAACTGGGAACTCGCGATTCCCAGGAAACCTCCAGAACAGGTAGAGAATTTCTCATAGAGGGGCAGGTCAGGGCACCACAGAGGTAGCCCCAGAGGGACAGGGAAGCACTCTGTCAAGGTGACCTTAGTTAATCAAGGAGAAATGAGGGAAGCGTATTTTCCCAGTGGCTCATCCGACAAGCCCCACTGAGTCCGAAGCACAGAGCAAAAATTTGGGTTGCGGGGGTGAAAGgaggcccccccccccccttgaGCATAAATAACATATCCGTGAAATGTCTAAGGAGGTTGCAAGTGATTGGCAACGTTCTTGAGCATTGATTTGCGCCCAAAGGGTCTATTTCAAGATTATTATTGTTCTCAAAGTTTGACTTTAAAGGAAGTTTGTGCTCCCACTCAGCATGGAACAGCGTTTACCTTGCCTTGGTGTCACCATTCTCTGGGGAAGCCCGTTAGCGCACACAGCACACATAAAGGGTGGCAGTTTCCGCGGTCCCTGACTGGCAGGCACATCTACATGGTGCAGTTAGGCTCTACCCCCATGGTGGATAGAGCCACACCACGGGGAAGCCAGGAGATTGCCACTTTTATTAAGGCAGACTGCAGTAGACAATCATTCCCTCACCCCTTAAACACGAGGACCCCTTGAAGAGAAACCAAAGGGAAAATTCCATAGTCacggagaggaaaaaaaaaagtaaaagcaaaagaaaaatacacagacAAGATTCAACCGTGGATCAGATAAAAGCAAAGATTTCTCCCTGAGTAAGTCATCGTGTATCTCTGTAACAAAGTGATGATGGAACAAGAAGGTTGGCAATGGTGGTTTGATTGAGACAGGTCATCTCTCAGcctaaatgaaacattttaaatatatgtgctgCTGTGAACACCTTACTTTGCCTCACACTCCAAAATGATCCTTTCTACTCAAGAGAAGCTTCTAAGTGTTAGacaagatataatacataaagctTGCTTGAGCACAGGTCCCTTTTTTGCAAGCTCTTCAAAAGCCACATTTCTCTGTTATGATCTCTTTGTAGGGAGGCATATTACCTATTTTGCAAAGGCATATTACCTGTTTTGCAATGGATTTCAAATTGTAAAATAATGGGATGAAAATGATTCATTTTAAtacagtgatttattttatttaatttttttttttaagacagagtcttagaCTCTGTCACTtgggcttgagtgcagtggcacagtctcagctcactgcaacctctgcctcctgggttcaagtgattctcctgcctcagcctcctgagcagctgggattacaggcgtgcaccaccacacctggcaactttttgtattttcattagagacaggtttttgccatgttggccaggctggttttgaactcctgacctcaagtgtccatttgcttcagcctcctaaagtgctgggaatacaggcgtgagtcaccacacctggccagaaaattGTATTCTTTCATTCACCCATTCTTTTGCTAAATTTACATtgaacattttctatgtttagggaACTCTGCTAGATGCTTGTTGTAACAGAAAAATACTGACTCCTCCCCAGCATGGAGTAAACCCAGGCCTGCACTCCCAGCTTCAACTAAATGGAGTAAAGGAGAGATTGCACAGAAGGCAACAAATGGCAGTTTCCTCTTCTATCATGACTTGTTCTTAC
The sequence above is drawn from the Rhinopithecus roxellana isolate Shanxi Qingling chromosome 1, ASM756505v1, whole genome shotgun sequence genome and encodes:
- the C1H3orf80 gene encoding uncharacterized membrane protein C3orf80 homolog, which translates into the protein MWGPGVTAEGLSVAPAPPPLLPLLLLLALALVAPSRGGGGCAELACGERERCCDATNATAVRCCKLPLHAFLDNVGWFVRKLSGLLILLVLFAIGYFLQRIICPSPRRYPRGQARPGQRPGPPGGAGSLRGAVPPDDDDDSPALLRDEAAAGSQDSLLDSGGGGRGRGGGRRSDPSCASEHELRVVSPVFLQLPSYEEVKYLPTYEESMRLQQLSPGEVVLPVSVLGRPRGGIAAEPDGGEGRFPLI